From Peptoanaerobacter stomatis, one genomic window encodes:
- a CDS encoding helix-turn-helix domain-containing protein yields the protein MHKISIEEAKKISEIRNTIKDKKEDKRLHAIQLRGQGKSNKEIAEKLDTSIKVVNNWICKYVKEGIEGLLSKGQKGNHRNLTFEQEEEMLKKFEEKGKKGQIITVKEIEEEYVKIVGHSIGTAQVYYVLKRHGWRKVMPRSRHPKKANQEVIETSKKLTVWQKSY from the coding sequence ATGCATAAAATTAGTATAGAAGAAGCGAAAAAAATAAGCGAAATAAGAAATACAATTAAAGATAAAAAAGAAGATAAAAGACTACATGCTATACAATTAAGAGGACAAGGGAAAAGTAATAAAGAAATAGCTGAAAAACTTGATACCTCAATTAAAGTAGTAAATAACTGGATATGCAAATACGTAAAAGAAGGAATAGAAGGACTTTTAAGCAAGGGGCAAAAAGGAAATCATAGAAATCTAACATTTGAGCAAGAAGAAGAAATGTTAAAAAAATTTGAAGAAAAAGGCAAAAAAGGACAGATAATAACAGTCAAAGAAATAGAAGAAGAATATGTAAAAATAGTAGGACATAGTATAGGAACAGCACAAGTATACTATGTTCTAAAAAGACATGGGTGGAGAAAAGTAATGCCAAGAAGTAGACATCCGAAGAAGGCAAATCAAGAGGTAATAGAAACCTCAAAAAAATTAACAGTATGGCAGAAGAGTTATTAA
- the gltX gene encoding glutamate--tRNA ligase, whose protein sequence is MSVRVRFAPSPTGFVHIGSLRTALYNYLYAKKNNGVYLLRVEDTDRTRLVDGAIESMLTSLKWANISSDEGVCISDKNEITQLGEDGPYIQSERLDIYKKYIDILVEKGHAYYCFCSKERLESLREEQKQRGEDTKYDGHCKSLSKEEIQRRIANGEEYVIRLKMPKNVDIAFDDVVRGRVVINSDTVDDQVLMKSDGFPTYHFAVVVDDHLMKVTHIIRGEEWLTSTPKHVMMYEMFGWEKPTFVHLPNILNADKKKLSKRQGDVAVEDFRKKGYLPEGLINYIALLGWSPEENKEIFSLEELVENFSLERVSSSGGVFDVAKLNWVNAHYIKEYPIEKLVELSIPFVEESGLMTKEDIKNNSKWLYLAMDTIRDRLSYLKQFPDEIKTFLLDNIENVEDEAIQFMKLEHMKTLYEIVKLEIENTDIINAEFVDNLFAKLKEQKIKGKNLFMGLRVVITGQTHGPDIHKSMELMGKQRLLKRLEQTKQYIF, encoded by the coding sequence ATGTCAGTTAGAGTAAGATTTGCACCTTCTCCTACCGGATTTGTTCATATCGGAAGTTTGAGGACAGCATTATACAATTATCTTTATGCAAAGAAGAACAATGGGGTTTATTTATTAAGAGTGGAAGATACAGATAGAACAAGACTTGTAGATGGTGCGATAGAGTCTATGCTAACTTCTCTTAAATGGGCCAATATAAGCTCTGATGAAGGTGTATGTATATCTGATAAAAATGAAATAACACAATTAGGAGAAGACGGACCTTATATACAATCAGAAAGACTTGATATCTATAAAAAATATATAGACATCTTAGTTGAAAAAGGCCATGCTTATTATTGCTTTTGTTCAAAAGAAAGACTTGAAAGTTTAAGAGAAGAGCAAAAACAAAGAGGTGAAGATACTAAATATGACGGACATTGTAAATCTTTATCTAAAGAAGAGATACAAAGAAGAATTGCAAACGGAGAAGAATATGTAATAAGATTAAAAATGCCTAAAAATGTAGATATAGCGTTTGATGATGTCGTTAGAGGCAGAGTTGTTATAAATTCGGATACAGTTGATGATCAGGTGCTTATGAAATCAGATGGTTTCCCTACATATCATTTTGCGGTTGTAGTAGATGATCATCTTATGAAAGTTACGCATATAATAAGAGGAGAAGAGTGGCTTACTTCAACACCTAAGCACGTCATGATGTATGAAATGTTCGGTTGGGAAAAACCTACTTTTGTTCATCTTCCAAATATATTGAATGCTGATAAGAAAAAATTGTCAAAAAGACAAGGCGATGTGGCAGTAGAAGATTTCAGAAAAAAAGGCTATTTACCTGAAGGTCTTATAAATTATATAGCACTGCTCGGCTGGTCTCCTGAAGAAAATAAAGAGATATTCTCTCTTGAAGAACTCGTTGAAAACTTTTCATTAGAGAGAGTTTCAAGTAGTGGCGGTGTATTTGATGTTGCTAAATTGAATTGGGTAAATGCACATTATATAAAAGAATATCCGATAGAAAAACTTGTAGAATTGTCAATACCTTTTGTTGAAGAGTCAGGATTGATGACAAAAGAGGATATTAAAAATAATTCTAAATGGCTGTATTTAGCAATGGATACAATAAGAGACAGACTCAGCTATTTAAAACAATTTCCGGATGAAATAAAGACTTTCTTATTAGATAATATAGAAAATGTTGAAGATGAAGCTATTCAATTCATGAAATTGGAACATATGAAAACACTTTATGAAATTGTAAAATTAGAAATAGAAAATACAGATATTATAAATGCGGAATTTGTAGACAATCTATTTGCGAAATTGAAAGAACAGAAAATAAAAGGTAAAAATCTGTTCATGGGACTTAGGGTTGTAATAACAGGACAAACACATGGACCTGATATCCATAAGTCAATGGAATTAATGGGTAAACAAAGACTGCTTAAACGTCTTGAACAGACAAAACAATATATATTTTAG
- a CDS encoding TRAFAC clade GTPase domain-containing protein, which produces MASVAQPAKKSYFFGKGYSDVLNTIRGAWQRNFDSIGRYKDNIADAKYSGKGSFIFQLILNVLAMISVIVFGSIITAVVSFINIVVVLVMMSFIYLGFSIIWLTDRIYLMRKKIFTACHECKEKSLIPTYICPKCGAKHTNLTPGVYGILKRTCVGEDPNSYCGEQLPTTFFNGRRNLEAICPHCSTPLADRESVPICIPVVGGRSVGKTAFITAFSKEFIDEVAPSKHWETEFYNANKENIYKEIEQDYLTGSTRMTDRPQDINKASSVSFSFFVKGASFKPERLVHVYDIAGEVFTDNSENEIQKQYEYCQGIVLMIDPFAIPSVRHRCESQLAPEDIAGIGKADINGIVDSFLNKLREVTGLSDKKMSAVPLAVVISKIDSAGLMTEIGDAAIKTKMAAFPDKFTDYFDTQDYLCRKFLKENGMESFLNNIDLKFKDNRFFSCTAIGHTRDKGQYNPQGILPPMQWLFGKADSKMAQTWDDIKFNKKVAKIEEDTP; this is translated from the coding sequence ATGGCTTCAGTAGCACAACCGGCAAAGAAAAGCTATTTCTTTGGGAAGGGTTATTCTGATGTACTAAACACCATTAGAGGCGCTTGGCAAAGGAATTTCGATTCTATAGGCAGATATAAAGATAATATTGCAGATGCGAAATATAGCGGAAAAGGTAGCTTTATTTTTCAATTGATTTTGAACGTTTTAGCAATGATTTCTGTCATAGTATTTGGATCTATCATCACTGCCGTAGTAAGCTTCATAAATATTGTGGTTGTGTTGGTAATGATGAGCTTTATTTATCTTGGATTTTCTATTATTTGGCTCACTGATAGAATATACTTGATGCGAAAAAAAATTTTTACGGCTTGTCATGAATGTAAAGAGAAATCATTAATTCCTACATATATTTGTCCAAAGTGTGGAGCAAAGCATACTAATTTAACACCTGGCGTTTATGGAATTCTGAAGCGAACATGTGTTGGCGAAGATCCAAACTCTTATTGTGGAGAGCAGTTACCAACAACATTCTTTAATGGAAGAAGAAACCTCGAAGCAATTTGTCCTCATTGTTCAACTCCATTAGCTGATAGAGAGTCAGTTCCAATTTGTATTCCTGTTGTTGGAGGCAGATCAGTTGGAAAAACTGCGTTTATTACGGCGTTTTCAAAAGAATTTATAGATGAAGTAGCTCCTTCAAAACATTGGGAAACAGAATTTTATAATGCTAACAAAGAAAATATATATAAAGAAATTGAACAGGATTACCTGACAGGAAGCACTAGAATGACGGATAGACCTCAAGACATTAATAAGGCAAGTTCAGTTTCGTTCAGTTTCTTTGTTAAAGGTGCATCATTTAAACCAGAAAGGCTTGTCCATGTTTATGATATAGCAGGAGAAGTGTTTACTGATAATAGTGAGAATGAAATACAAAAGCAATATGAGTATTGTCAAGGTATTGTCTTGATGATAGATCCGTTTGCAATTCCTTCTGTTAGACATAGATGCGAGAGTCAATTAGCACCGGAAGATATTGCGGGTATCGGAAAAGCAGATATAAATGGAATCGTTGATTCTTTCTTAAATAAACTAAGAGAAGTTACTGGTTTAAGTGATAAAAAAATGTCCGCGGTACCGTTGGCTGTAGTTATTAGTAAAATTGATTCAGCAGGATTGATGACCGAAATAGGTGATGCGGCAATTAAAACTAAGATGGCAGCATTTCCTGATAAATTTACAGATTATTTTGATACACAGGATTATTTGTGCAGGAAATTTCTTAAAGAAAATGGAATGGAAAGTTTCTTGAACAATATTGATTTGAAATTTAAGGATAACAGATTTTTCTCATGTACAGCCATTGGACATACAAGAGATAAGGGACAATATAATCCACAAGGTATACTTCCTCCAATGCAGTGGCTATTTGGAAAAGCTGATTCAAAGATGGCGCAAACATGGGACGATATTAAGTTTAATAAAAAAGTAGCGAAGATAGAAGAAGATACACCTTAA
- a CDS encoding IS30 family transposase, translated as MKNKKKLNLTMKDIAKKVGISERTLYREIKRGMVYGLLNSDLTKRDEYSAQKSQKQYTENITQKQRELKIGKNSDLANYLEYLMLEKKYSPYAAIIKAKSQGYEVNICEKTLYNYIKQKLFYKLEAKDLPYKRRKKTKIKSQKTIRKIGEKSIEKRPLQANERLELGHIEIDSVVGKRQGKSCCLLVITDRLSRLQIIRKIKSKKAKYVVEEIQKLKKQYPKTFNERFKTITSDNGSEFMDAKSIEEMGVDYYYADSYCSYERGSNENNNKFIRRFIKKGEDISKVSQRKIKEIQDWMNNYPRRMFGGKSANEVHLEHRVMEQ; from the coding sequence ATGAAAAATAAAAAGAAATTAAATCTTACTATGAAGGATATTGCTAAAAAAGTTGGAATAAGTGAAAGGACATTATATAGAGAAATAAAAAGAGGCATGGTTTATGGACTTTTAAACAGTGACCTTACAAAAAGAGATGAATATAGTGCACAAAAATCACAAAAGCAGTATACAGAAAATATAACTCAAAAACAAAGAGAACTAAAAATAGGAAAAAATAGTGATTTAGCAAACTATTTAGAATATTTAATGCTTGAGAAAAAATATTCACCATATGCAGCAATAATAAAGGCAAAGTCTCAAGGATATGAAGTAAATATATGTGAAAAAACATTATATAACTACATTAAGCAAAAACTATTCTACAAATTAGAAGCAAAAGATTTACCATACAAAAGACGAAAAAAAACAAAGATAAAGAGCCAAAAAACAATAAGAAAAATAGGAGAAAAAAGTATAGAAAAAAGACCCCTACAAGCAAATGAAAGGTTAGAATTAGGGCATATAGAAATAGATAGTGTAGTAGGGAAAAGACAGGGAAAAAGTTGCTGTTTATTAGTAATAACGGATAGACTAAGTAGATTACAGATAATAAGAAAGATAAAATCAAAAAAAGCAAAATACGTAGTAGAAGAGATACAAAAGCTGAAGAAACAATATCCAAAAACATTTAATGAAAGATTTAAGACAATAACAAGTGATAATGGAAGTGAATTTATGGATGCAAAATCCATAGAAGAAATGGGAGTAGATTATTACTATGCAGACAGTTATTGTTCATATGAAAGAGGAAGTAATGAAAACAACAACAAATTTATAAGAAGATTCATAAAAAAGGGAGAGGATATAAGCAAGGTATCACAAAGAAAGATAAAAGAAATACAAGATTGGATGAATAATTATCCAAGAAGAATGTTTGGTGGAAAAAGTGCTAATGAAGTGCACTTAGAACATAGGGTAATGGAGCAATAA
- the lysS gene encoding lysine--tRNA ligase, with protein sequence MEGEQIILNDIERLKYEKLLKLQENGKDPFKIEKFDQTHHSKEIKDNFEDFDGKEVSVAGRMMSFRSFGKATFIDIQDKDGRIQSYVRKDQLGEELYKEFKEFDIGDIVGVTGIVFKTQKDEISIKASSIQLLSKSLRILPEKYHGLKDMDLRYRQRYVDLIVNPEVKEAFLTRNKAIKALRDFLEQREFIEVETPILNTIAGGAAARPFITHHNTLDIDMYLRIANELYLKRLIVGGFEKVYEMGRMFRNEGMDMKHNPEYTAMELYQAYADYEDIMKLTEEAVAYMAEAATGSTLIEYQGKQIDLKPPWRRLSMTDAIKQYANIDFDTIKTDEEAVELAKEHAVEIIPEMTRGHVISAIFEKYCEEKLIEPTFITHHPVEISPLSKRNPDDPRITNRFEAFVNTWEIANAFSELNDPIDQRARFMAQLRQRELGDEEAQMLDEDFLNAIEVGMPPTGGLGIGIDRVIMLLTNSASIRDVILFPTMKPMAKKMAENQDLSSQDDKSCNESITDLKKIDLSKVKVEPLFEDMVDFEKFSESDFRVVKVKNCEEVTKSNKLLKFTLDDGTEKDRIILSGIKNYYSAEELIGKTLLAITNLPERKIMGEPSQGMLLSAIYEYNGEEALNLIMLDGNIPAGAKIY encoded by the coding sequence ATGGAAGGCGAACAAATAATCCTTAATGATATAGAGAGATTAAAATATGAAAAATTATTAAAATTACAAGAAAATGGCAAAGATCCATTTAAAATAGAAAAATTTGATCAAACACATCATTCTAAAGAGATAAAAGATAATTTTGAAGACTTTGACGGAAAAGAAGTATCAGTAGCAGGAAGAATGATGAGTTTTAGAAGTTTCGGTAAAGCAACTTTTATTGATATACAAGACAAAGACGGAAGAATTCAAAGTTATGTAAGAAAAGATCAGCTTGGAGAAGAGCTTTATAAAGAATTTAAAGAATTTGACATCGGAGATATAGTAGGTGTTACCGGAATAGTATTTAAGACACAAAAAGATGAGATATCTATAAAAGCGTCAAGCATACAATTATTGTCAAAATCTCTTAGAATATTACCGGAAAAATATCACGGTCTTAAAGACATGGATCTTAGATATAGACAAAGATATGTTGATTTAATTGTAAATCCTGAAGTAAAAGAGGCTTTCCTAACAAGAAACAAGGCTATAAAAGCTCTTAGAGATTTCTTGGAGCAAAGAGAGTTTATAGAAGTGGAAACACCTATACTTAACACTATTGCCGGAGGAGCTGCCGCAAGACCGTTTATAACTCATCACAACACTCTTGATATAGATATGTATTTAAGAATAGCAAATGAATTATATCTTAAGAGATTGATAGTAGGCGGATTTGAAAAAGTATATGAAATGGGTAGAATGTTTAGAAATGAAGGAATGGATATGAAACACAACCCTGAGTATACAGCTATGGAACTATATCAGGCATATGCAGACTATGAAGATATAATGAAACTTACAGAAGAAGCTGTTGCATATATGGCTGAAGCCGCAACAGGTTCAACGCTTATAGAATATCAAGGCAAACAAATAGACTTAAAACCGCCTTGGAGAAGATTATCTATGACAGATGCAATAAAACAATATGCTAATATAGATTTTGACACTATAAAAACAGATGAAGAAGCGGTTGAATTGGCAAAAGAACATGCTGTAGAAATAATACCTGAAATGACAAGAGGTCATGTAATATCAGCTATATTTGAAAAATATTGTGAAGAAAAATTGATAGAACCTACATTTATAACACATCATCCTGTAGAAATATCACCACTTTCAAAAAGAAATCCTGATGATCCGAGAATAACAAACAGATTTGAGGCATTTGTAAATACTTGGGAAATAGCAAACGCATTTTCAGAATTGAATGATCCTATAGACCAAAGAGCAAGATTTATGGCTCAATTAAGACAAAGAGAGCTTGGGGATGAAGAAGCTCAAATGCTTGATGAAGATTTTCTGAATGCAATAGAAGTAGGTATGCCACCTACAGGTGGACTTGGAATTGGAATAGATAGAGTAATAATGTTACTTACAAATTCAGCAAGTATAAGAGACGTAATCTTATTCCCTACAATGAAGCCAATGGCTAAAAAAATGGCTGAAAATCAAGATTTATCATCTCAAGATGACAAATCTTGCAATGAATCTATTACAGATTTGAAGAAAATAGATTTGTCTAAAGTGAAAGTAGAGCCTTTATTTGAAGATATGGTAGATTTTGAAAAATTTTCTGAGTCAGATTTTAGAGTAGTTAAGGTTAAGAATTGCGAAGAAGTTACTAAGTCAAATAAATTATTAAAATTCACATTAGATGATGGAACAGAAAAGGATAGAATAATTTTATCAGGTATAAAAAATTACTATAGTGCTGAAGAATTAATAGGTAAAACTTTGCTTGCGATAACTAATTTACCGGAAAGAAAAATTATGGGTGAACCGTCACAAGGAATGCTTTTATCTGCTATATATGAATATAATGGTGAAGAAGCGTTAAATCTCATTATGTTGGATGGAAATATACCTGCTGGAGCAAAAATATATTAA
- the grpE gene encoding nucleotide exchange factor GrpE, translating to MHENENNDNEVVMIGSVDSPINQSEDTVAPTSDNTENHSKINETDAEDGVITDEGEPSDIEQAKEPVSNNDTQIVIKSLESLTEKVEHMNKLFEQKIAHTTHEEKIVDQMHAELQKYKQDMYSQLVRPILMDIIEIRDSILRISANYALKPENEQSIPLKMFKDYAYDVQDILEKNNITIYDGIEGETFNPIKQKAIKKVNTPVEDLHGKIAESLSSGYEYLGKPISPEKVSVYVYQKPEETEEA from the coding sequence ATGCATGAAAATGAAAATAACGATAACGAGGTGGTTATGATAGGATCTGTGGATTCTCCCATTAATCAATCCGAGGATACTGTAGCACCAACATCTGATAATACAGAAAATCATTCAAAAATAAATGAAACGGATGCAGAAGATGGTGTAATAACAGATGAAGGTGAACCATCAGATATAGAACAAGCAAAAGAACCTGTATCAAACAATGATACGCAAATTGTGATAAAGAGTTTGGAAAGTTTGACGGAAAAAGTGGAACATATGAATAAACTTTTTGAACAAAAAATCGCACATACAACACATGAGGAAAAAATAGTAGACCAGATGCATGCAGAATTGCAAAAATACAAGCAAGATATGTATTCGCAACTAGTGCGGCCTATTTTAATGGATATAATAGAAATTCGTGATAGCATTCTACGTATTAGTGCGAATTATGCTTTAAAACCAGAAAACGAACAAAGTATCCCACTTAAAATGTTCAAAGACTATGCGTATGACGTACAGGATATTTTGGAAAAAAATAATATTACTATTTATGATGGAATTGAGGGAGAGACCTTTAATCCCATAAAGCAGAAGGCAATTAAAAAAGTAAATACGCCAGTGGAAGATCTTCACGGTAAAATTGCAGAAAGCTTAAGTAGTGGATATGAATATTTGGGAAAACCAATTTCACCAGAAAAAGTTTCAGTATATGTTTATCAAAAACCAGAAGAAACTGAGGAGGCATAA
- a CDS encoding IS630 family transposase produces the protein MAEELLNVYPDKIVRIMFQDEAGFGRISKPKYCWCTKDVRAEVPYHHIREYKYAYGAVEPQTGENFFLVMPYCNTNNMNVFLEELSKEYKEDIILLVCDGAIWHKSKTLKIPQNIKITHIPPYTPEMNPIEQIWKQIRQMGFKNEVFRTLNEVVDRLCDTINLLTKDMVKSITRREWIKSIA, from the coding sequence ATGGCAGAAGAGTTATTAAACGTTTACCCTGATAAAATAGTAAGAATAATGTTTCAAGATGAAGCAGGTTTTGGAAGGATAAGCAAACCAAAGTATTGTTGGTGCACAAAGGATGTAAGAGCGGAGGTACCATATCATCACATAAGAGAATATAAATACGCATATGGAGCAGTAGAACCACAAACAGGAGAAAACTTCTTTTTAGTAATGCCATACTGCAATACAAATAATATGAACGTATTTTTAGAAGAATTATCGAAAGAATATAAAGAAGATATAATATTATTAGTATGTGATGGGGCAATATGGCACAAATCAAAGACATTAAAAATACCTCAAAACATAAAGATAACACATATACCACCATATACACCAGAGATGAATCCCATAGAGCAAATATGGAAACAAATTCGTCAGATGGGATTCAAAAATGAAGTATTTAGAACACTAAATGAAGTAGTAGACAGATTATGTGACACAATAAATTTATTAACAAAAGATATGGTAAAAAGTATCACAAGAAGAGAGTGGATAAAATCCATAGCTTAA
- the dusB gene encoding tRNA dihydrouridine synthase DusB produces MKKINNNLKIGDKLYEGVIAIPAPMAGYTDLPFRTICEEFGAKLTFTEMVNAKALCYEDEKTFSMLNVKGQKYDIAVQIFGSEVEYMTGAVKIINQLGIFSHIDINMGCPAPKIVKNGDGSALMKTPELAAEIVKNAKKVSKLPITVKIRKGVNEKSVNALEFAKLMQDSGADAITIHGRTANQYYSGTADWDIIKEIKENLSIPVIGNGDVKSPEDVQKIIECTNCDAVLIGRGSQGNPFIFSQINDFFKNGVYDEIDDYIRIVTALKHYKKAIDIFGESTAVREMRKQLNCYLKGIKNSCSIKNAINTELSYKKVIEALSDFSKSLTLN; encoded by the coding sequence ATGAAAAAAATAAACAATAATTTAAAAATAGGCGATAAACTGTATGAAGGTGTTATTGCAATACCGGCTCCTATGGCGGGTTATACGGATTTACCGTTTAGAACTATATGTGAAGAATTCGGTGCTAAACTGACTTTTACTGAAATGGTAAATGCTAAAGCATTGTGTTATGAAGATGAAAAGACATTTTCCATGTTGAACGTAAAAGGTCAAAAATATGATATAGCAGTTCAAATATTCGGTAGCGAAGTAGAATATATGACTGGAGCTGTTAAAATAATAAATCAGCTCGGTATATTTTCACACATAGATATAAATATGGGGTGTCCTGCACCTAAAATAGTAAAAAACGGTGATGGCAGTGCACTTATGAAAACTCCTGAGCTTGCAGCTGAAATAGTGAAAAATGCAAAAAAAGTATCAAAATTGCCTATAACTGTAAAAATAAGAAAAGGTGTAAATGAAAAATCTGTAAATGCGTTGGAATTTGCAAAATTAATGCAAGATAGCGGTGCAGATGCGATAACAATACATGGAAGAACAGCCAATCAGTATTACAGTGGCACAGCGGATTGGGATATAATAAAAGAGATAAAAGAAAATTTGAGTATACCTGTAATAGGAAACGGAGATGTAAAGTCACCGGAAGATGTTCAAAAAATCATTGAATGTACAAATTGTGATGCTGTTTTAATAGGTAGAGGCTCACAAGGAAATCCGTTTATATTTTCTCAGATAAATGACTTCTTTAAAAATGGTGTTTATGATGAAATAGATGATTATATAAGAATAGTTACAGCATTGAAGCATTATAAAAAAGCCATAGATATTTTTGGAGAAAGTACAGCAGTTAGAGAAATGAGGAAACAACTCAACTGTTATTTAAAGGGAATAAAAAACTCATGTTCTATAAAAAATGCTATAAACACAGAACTGTCATATAAAAAAGTTATAGAGGCACTTTCTGATTTTTCCAAAAGCTTGACATTAAATTAG
- a CDS encoding type III pantothenate kinase has protein sequence MLLVCDVGNTNLVFGLYEGRTLKHSFRLGTDPTMTSDEYGVFVKMLIEEEGYKFSDIDDVIISSVVPEVMHSLDNFAFKFCKKKPYIVGPGIKTGINIKYTNPSQVGADRIVNATAGYEKYKSNLILIDFGTATTFCSVSKDGDYLGGLITPGIKISADALFLNASKLPKVEIKKPENVVAKNTVSAIQSGIYYGYLGLVDKIVSQMLLELGWKEGEYNIIATGGLSQLIVNESIHEIEVNKTLTLEGLRIIYEKNKQ, from the coding sequence ATGCTTTTAGTATGTGATGTAGGCAATACAAATCTTGTTTTCGGGCTTTATGAAGGAAGAACTTTAAAACATAGTTTCAGACTTGGTACAGATCCGACTATGACATCTGATGAGTATGGAGTATTTGTAAAAATGCTCATAGAGGAAGAAGGTTATAAATTTTCAGACATAGATGATGTTATAATATCATCAGTGGTACCAGAGGTAATGCACTCATTAGACAATTTTGCTTTTAAGTTTTGTAAGAAAAAACCGTATATAGTAGGACCGGGAATAAAAACGGGAATAAATATTAAATATACAAATCCTTCACAAGTAGGCGCAGATAGAATAGTGAATGCAACAGCCGGATATGAAAAATATAAATCAAATCTAATATTGATAGATTTTGGTACGGCAACTACATTTTGCAGTGTTTCTAAAGATGGAGATTATTTGGGAGGACTTATAACTCCCGGAATAAAAATATCAGCAGATGCATTGTTTTTAAATGCCTCAAAATTGCCAAAAGTAGAAATAAAAAAACCGGAGAATGTAGTTGCAAAAAACACTGTAAGTGCAATACAAAGCGGTATATATTATGGCTACTTAGGACTTGTAGATAAAATAGTATCTCAAATGTTATTAGAACTCGGTTGGAAAGAAGGAGAATACAATATAATAGCGACAGGAGGACTTTCACAGCTTATTGTAAATGAATCGATTCATGAAATAGAAGTGAATAAAACCCTTACATTAGAAGGCTTAAGAATAATATATGAAAAAAATAAACAATAA
- a CDS encoding flavodoxin, whose amino-acid sequence MNPLVVYYSYSGITRKLAEDIALITDGDLRELKPQKPYSFSYNPDFITFKTVQSPYKDSIH is encoded by the coding sequence TTGAATCCTTTAGTTGTATATTATTCATATTCAGGAATAACAAGAAAATTAGCAGAAGATATTGCATTGATTACAGATGGAGATTTGAGAGAACTTAAACCACAAAAGCCTTATTCCTTTTCATATAATCCCGACTTTATCACTTTTAAGACAGTACAATCACCTTATAAAGATTCAATACACTAG
- the greA gene encoding transcription elongation factor GreA: MSTPNENYIILTKEGYENIEKELEELKSVRRKEVSDKLKVARSFGDLSENAEYDEAKNEQAQLEERITKLENILRKAEIISESDMKMNVVNVGSTVKFSIKYPDGEVEEEEYTIVGSAEANPSEGKISNESPIGKSLLGTKKGQKVDVQVPDGIAKLKILSIAY; this comes from the coding sequence ATGTCTACACCAAACGAAAATTATATAATACTTACAAAAGAGGGATACGAGAATATAGAAAAAGAACTTGAAGAATTAAAATCAGTCAGAAGAAAAGAAGTTTCAGATAAACTTAAAGTAGCACGCTCTTTTGGAGATTTATCAGAAAATGCAGAATATGACGAAGCTAAAAACGAACAGGCACAATTAGAAGAAAGAATAACAAAACTTGAAAACATACTTAGAAAAGCCGAGATAATATCAGAGTCCGATATGAAGATGAATGTTGTAAATGTCGGATCTACTGTTAAATTTTCTATAAAATATCCTGATGGAGAAGTAGAAGAAGAAGAGTATACGATAGTAGGTAGTGCAGAGGCGAATCCTTCAGAAGGTAAAATATCAAATGAGTCTCCAATAGGAAAAAGTCTTTTAGGCACAAAAAAAGGACAAAAAGTAGATGTACAAGTGCCTGATGGAATAGCAAAACTAAAAATTTTGTCAATAGCATATTAA
- a CDS encoding helix-turn-helix domain-containing protein codes for MEIAEINKEELLADFVEKLPTIRRKLNISQGRLGEMLGLSRQSISSIERGSVQL; via the coding sequence GTGGAAATTGCTGAAATAAACAAAGAAGAATTATTGGCAGATTTTGTTGAAAAATTACCAACTATACGTAGAAAACTAAATATTTCACAGGGTAGACTTGGCGAAATGCTTGGGTTAAGTAGACAGTCAATATCTTCAATCGAAAGAGGAAGTGTTCAGCTGTAG